The Ralstonia wenshanensis genome includes a region encoding these proteins:
- a CDS encoding ABC transporter substrate-binding protein, translating to MEKTSAASARRTVLTFLAAAGVLLATGLTTAAHAADKSFTMGFAQVGAESEWRTANSESIKSTAKAQGVNLKFSDAQQKQENQIKAIRSYIAQKVDIIAFSPVVESGWDTVLQEAKAAKIPVILTDRGIDSKDPSLYTTFIGSDFVEEGRKAGRWLLENVKPKGGDVNIVELQGTVGSAPAIDRKRGFEEIIKADPHYKIIRSQTGDFTRAKGKEVMEAFLKAEGKKINVLFAHNDDMAIGAIQAIEEAGLKPGKDITIISIDGVKGAFEAMMAGKLNVTVECSPLLGPQLMDTARAVLAGKTVPKRIVTKEGIFPMDVAAKEFPNRKY from the coding sequence ATGGAAAAAACGAGCGCTGCGAGCGCCAGACGGACCGTGTTGACCTTCCTGGCCGCAGCCGGTGTGCTGCTGGCCACGGGCTTGACCACAGCGGCTCACGCGGCTGACAAGTCGTTCACCATGGGCTTTGCCCAGGTGGGTGCAGAGAGCGAATGGCGCACCGCCAATTCGGAATCCATCAAATCGACGGCCAAGGCGCAGGGCGTGAACCTCAAGTTCTCCGACGCGCAGCAGAAGCAGGAAAACCAGATCAAGGCGATCCGCTCGTACATCGCGCAGAAGGTCGACATCATTGCGTTCTCTCCGGTGGTGGAATCTGGTTGGGACACCGTGCTGCAAGAGGCCAAGGCCGCCAAGATTCCGGTCATCCTCACCGACCGGGGTATCGACAGCAAGGACCCCTCGCTCTACACCACGTTCATCGGTTCGGATTTCGTCGAGGAAGGCCGCAAGGCGGGCCGCTGGCTGCTGGAAAACGTCAAGCCCAAGGGCGGCGACGTGAACATCGTCGAGCTGCAAGGCACCGTCGGCTCCGCGCCCGCCATCGACCGCAAGCGCGGCTTTGAAGAAATCATCAAGGCCGACCCGCACTACAAGATCATCCGCTCGCAAACGGGCGACTTCACCCGCGCCAAGGGCAAGGAGGTGATGGAAGCCTTCCTCAAGGCCGAGGGCAAGAAGATCAACGTGCTGTTCGCGCACAACGACGACATGGCCATCGGCGCCATCCAGGCCATTGAAGAGGCCGGGCTCAAGCCGGGCAAGGACATCACCATCATTTCCATCGACGGCGTGAAGGGCGCGTTTGAAGCCATGATGGCCGGCAAGCTGAACGTGACGGTGGAATGCAGCCCGCTCCTCGGGCCGCAGCTGATGGATACCGCGCGCGCCGTGCTGGCGGGCAAGACCGTGCCCAAGCGCATCGTCACCAAGGAAGGCATCTTCCCGATGGACGTGGCGGCCAAGGAGTTTCCGAACCGCAAGTACTGA
- a CDS encoding GntR family transcriptional regulator — MTTLNLHRQPAPPLYERIKGTLREGILSGHYAPASLLPSEAALGEQFNASRITVRQALADLQNEGLIFRRHGKGTFVSQPKAFQNVTALQGFAEAMSAQGHAIRNRVLKLRTVPAPTDVAQALQLAPGTAVTELHRVRLLDQMPVSLEVTWLPEALGSIVGRADLVTRDVFLVLEQDAGVALGHATLAIDAASADHATATALDTGAGAALLRVERLTHDARGAPIDFERLYFRGDAFQYRLRLDRQVAARAQSILPLQGTV; from the coding sequence ATGACGACTCTCAATCTGCACCGCCAACCGGCTCCGCCGCTCTATGAGCGCATCAAGGGCACGCTGCGCGAGGGCATTCTCAGCGGCCACTACGCGCCGGCATCGCTGCTGCCTTCGGAAGCGGCGCTGGGCGAGCAGTTCAACGCCAGCCGCATCACCGTGCGTCAGGCATTGGCCGATCTGCAGAACGAAGGGCTGATCTTCCGCCGCCACGGGAAAGGCACGTTTGTGAGCCAGCCGAAGGCGTTCCAGAACGTGACGGCGCTGCAGGGCTTTGCCGAGGCGATGTCGGCACAAGGTCACGCCATTCGCAATCGCGTGCTGAAGTTGCGGACCGTCCCCGCACCGACCGATGTGGCGCAGGCATTGCAACTGGCGCCCGGTACGGCCGTCACGGAGTTGCATCGCGTGCGGTTGCTGGACCAGATGCCAGTTTCCCTTGAGGTGACGTGGCTGCCGGAAGCGCTGGGCAGCATCGTTGGCCGGGCGGACCTCGTCACGCGCGATGTGTTTCTTGTGCTGGAGCAGGACGCGGGCGTGGCGCTGGGCCATGCGACGTTGGCCATCGATGCAGCATCGGCCGATCACGCCACAGCCACGGCGCTCGACACAGGCGCAGGCGCGGCACTGCTGCGCGTGGAACGCCTGACGCATGACGCACGAGGCGCGCCCATCGACTTTGAGCGCCTCTATTTTCGCGGCGACGCCTTCCAGTACCGGCTCCGGCTGGATCGGCAGGTGGCGGCGCGTGCGCAATCCATCCTTCCCCTGCAAGGCACTGTATGA
- a CDS encoding ABC transporter permease: MNSARLRALTSHRLFWPCVTLLLLCLLNAWFNPHFFHLDIRGGHLYGSLIDILNRAAPLMLVSLGMTLVIAVGGIDISVGAVVAISGAIAASLIGGTLVVQNGVPVYVTKVPLLLALLAAVGAALVCGLWNGLLVAGAGMQPIIATLILMVAGRGVAQLITGGQIITVYYEPFFFVGNGYLFGLPFGLYIAAAVLGLLLLLMHRTALGLFIEAVGINPVAARLAGLNTKALLFGIYAFCGAMAGVAGLIICSNVKSADGNNAGLLLELDAILAVTLGGTSLAGGKFSLWGSVIGALIIQTLTYAIYSMGVPPEINLVVKAVVVFAVCLAQSEAFRGMFFQRQGRAGAQS; the protein is encoded by the coding sequence ATGAACTCCGCCCGCCTGCGCGCACTCACCAGCCACCGATTGTTCTGGCCGTGCGTGACGCTACTCCTGCTGTGTCTACTCAATGCGTGGTTCAACCCGCATTTCTTTCACCTCGATATTCGCGGCGGGCACCTGTACGGCAGCCTGATCGACATCCTCAACCGCGCGGCGCCGCTGATGCTCGTATCGCTTGGCATGACGCTGGTGATCGCCGTGGGTGGCATCGATATTTCGGTGGGCGCGGTGGTGGCCATTTCCGGCGCCATTGCGGCATCGCTCATCGGCGGCACGCTGGTCGTGCAGAACGGCGTTCCCGTGTATGTGACCAAGGTGCCGCTGCTGCTGGCATTGCTGGCTGCCGTGGGCGCAGCGCTGGTGTGCGGCCTATGGAATGGCCTGCTGGTGGCCGGTGCTGGCATGCAACCCATCATTGCCACGCTGATCCTGATGGTGGCCGGTCGCGGCGTGGCGCAGCTCATCACCGGCGGGCAGATCATCACCGTCTACTACGAGCCGTTCTTCTTCGTGGGCAACGGCTATCTGTTCGGGCTGCCGTTCGGGCTGTACATCGCCGCCGCTGTGCTGGGCCTCTTGCTGCTGTTGATGCATCGCACGGCGCTGGGCCTGTTTATCGAGGCCGTCGGCATCAACCCCGTGGCCGCGCGGCTTGCCGGGCTGAACACCAAGGCGCTGCTGTTTGGCATCTATGCGTTCTGCGGCGCCATGGCCGGCGTTGCCGGGCTCATCATCTGCTCCAACGTCAAGAGCGCGGACGGCAACAACGCCGGGTTGCTGCTGGAGCTTGACGCCATCCTGGCCGTCACGCTGGGTGGCACTTCGCTGGCGGGCGGCAAGTTCAGCCTGTGGGGCAGCGTGATCGGCGCGCTCATCATTCAGACGCTCACCTATGCGATCTACTCCATGGGCGTGCCACCCGAGATCAACCTCGTGGTGAAAGCCGTGGTGGTGTTTGCCGTGTGCCTGGCGCAATCGGAAGCGTTTCGCGGCATGTTCTTTCAACGCCAAGGCCGTGCAGGGGCGCAGTCATGA
- a CDS encoding 4Fe-4S dicluster domain-containing protein, producing MQQTTVHFTHTPHDIASRSSAPVTIDEAKCIADKGCTVCVDVCPLDLLAIDLTKGKAFMQFDECWYCMPCEQDCPTGAVKVDIPYLLR from the coding sequence ATGCAACAGACGACCGTTCATTTCACCCATACGCCGCACGACATCGCCTCGCGCAGCAGCGCGCCCGTCACCATCGACGAAGCCAAGTGCATTGCCGACAAGGGCTGCACCGTGTGCGTCGACGTCTGCCCGCTCGACCTGCTCGCCATCGACCTGACCAAGGGCAAGGCCTTCATGCAATTCGACGAATGCTGGTACTGCATGCCCTGCGAGCAGGATTGCCCGACCGGCGCGGTGAAGGTCGACATCCCGTATCTGCTGCGTTGA
- the yjfF gene encoding galactofuranose ABC transporter, permease protein YjfF: protein MRINPRRLPFYVTLFLFALLFGFGSVTYTGFFSVQVFLNLLIDNAFLMVVAIGMTFVILSGGIDLSVGAVVALTTMISAALVEHHGWSIGVVVPLVLAVGCLFGLMMGVLIQVFRIQPFIVTLGGMFLARGLCYLISIDSISITDPIYTTLSQYKIQVGGGNYVSPSVVIALVVFAAAAWLAHCSRFGRTVYALGGNERSALLMGLPVARTRILVYVLSGFCSALGGVLVTFYMLSGYGLHAQGMELDAIAATVVGGTLLTGGVGLISGSVVGVLLLGVIQSLITFDGTLSSWWARIAIGVLLCVFCLMQRFLGRVQRGASLPPSSPHRPAQRSNEPAKDTPASAMLMQSHAVPPFN, encoded by the coding sequence ATGAGAATCAATCCACGGCGCTTGCCGTTCTACGTCACGTTGTTCCTGTTTGCGCTGTTGTTCGGCTTCGGGTCCGTGACTTACACGGGCTTCTTCAGCGTGCAGGTGTTTCTCAATCTGCTGATCGACAACGCGTTCCTGATGGTTGTTGCCATCGGCATGACCTTCGTCATTCTGTCGGGCGGCATCGATCTGTCAGTGGGGGCGGTGGTGGCGCTGACCACCATGATCTCCGCCGCGCTGGTCGAACATCACGGCTGGTCGATTGGCGTGGTGGTGCCGCTCGTGCTGGCTGTCGGGTGCCTGTTCGGCTTGATGATGGGCGTACTGATCCAGGTGTTCCGCATCCAGCCGTTCATCGTCACGCTGGGCGGCATGTTCCTCGCGCGGGGGCTGTGCTACCTCATCAGCATTGATTCGATCAGCATTACCGACCCGATCTACACCACGCTGTCGCAATACAAGATCCAGGTGGGCGGCGGCAACTACGTGTCGCCCAGCGTGGTGATTGCGTTGGTGGTGTTTGCCGCTGCGGCGTGGCTCGCGCATTGCAGCCGCTTCGGGCGTACGGTCTATGCGCTGGGCGGCAATGAACGCTCTGCATTGCTGATGGGCTTGCCGGTGGCGCGCACGCGCATCCTCGTTTATGTGCTCAGCGGTTTCTGCTCGGCATTGGGCGGCGTGCTGGTCACGTTCTACATGCTCTCCGGCTACGGCCTGCACGCGCAGGGCATGGAGCTGGATGCCATTGCCGCCACCGTGGTCGGCGGCACGTTGCTCACCGGCGGTGTGGGGCTCATCAGCGGCAGTGTGGTGGGCGTGCTGTTGCTGGGCGTCATCCAGTCGTTGATCACCTTTGACGGCACACTCAGCTCGTGGTGGGCGCGCATCGCCATTGGGGTGTTGCTGTGCGTGTTCTGCCTCATGCAGCGTTTCCTGGGCCGCGTGCAACGGGGGGCGTCATTGCCGCCGTCCAGCCCGCACAGGCCGGCGCAGCGGTCAAACGAACCTGCCAAGGACACGCCTGCCTCGGCCATGCTCATGCAGTCGCACGCCGTGCCACCGTTCAACTAG
- a CDS encoding sugar ABC transporter ATP-binding protein, with the protein MSDHVDQPAATDARGALLHMRGICKNFPGVQALAGVDFRLLPGEVHALMGQNGAGKSTLIKVLTGVEAPDAGEIVLGGQPIAPGSPLEAQKLGISTVYQEVNLCPNLTVAENIHIGRFPMRMGSIDWRATNRAAQALLADLNIHIDVTLPLSLYPVAIQQMVAIARALSTDARILILDEPTSSLDDDEVARLFAAIRTLKARGMAVLFVTHFLEQTYAIADRITVLRNGRLEGEYAARDLPQLQLINKMVGRDIDASRFERSEVPAVDDTAPAFLSARGMGRRGVVQPLDLDVRPGQVLGLGGLLGSGRTETARLLFGVDRNDAGSINVQGQSHQFSSPRDAIRQGIGFCPEDRKTEGIIAELSIRENIILALQAKRGLFRYLPKKRQREIADQYIAQLGIKTPDAEKPIGQLSGGNQQKAVLARWLATDPAMLILDEPTRGIDIAAKLDIMDLVTAQCRKGMAILFISSELPEVLRVSHRLAILRDRKKVGELAGADVTEDNLCHVIAGGDVPASQSNTQSTTTGGAA; encoded by the coding sequence ATGTCGGATCACGTTGATCAACCCGCCGCGACAGATGCACGCGGCGCGCTGCTGCACATGCGCGGCATCTGCAAGAATTTTCCCGGCGTGCAGGCGCTGGCCGGGGTCGATTTCCGCTTGTTGCCCGGTGAGGTGCATGCCCTGATGGGGCAGAACGGCGCCGGCAAATCGACGCTCATCAAGGTGTTGACGGGGGTGGAAGCGCCCGATGCCGGCGAGATCGTCCTAGGCGGTCAGCCCATCGCTCCAGGCTCTCCGCTGGAGGCACAGAAGCTCGGTATCAGCACGGTGTATCAGGAGGTCAACCTCTGCCCGAACCTGACCGTGGCGGAGAACATCCACATCGGCCGCTTTCCCATGCGCATGGGCAGCATCGATTGGCGCGCCACCAATCGCGCCGCACAGGCGCTGCTGGCCGATCTGAACATTCACATCGACGTGACGCTGCCGTTGTCGCTGTATCCGGTGGCCATTCAGCAGATGGTGGCGATTGCGCGTGCGCTCTCCACCGACGCGCGCATCCTGATCCTGGACGAGCCCACCTCGAGCCTGGACGACGATGAAGTGGCCAGGCTGTTCGCAGCCATCCGCACGCTCAAGGCACGCGGCATGGCCGTGCTGTTCGTCACGCATTTTCTGGAGCAGACGTACGCGATTGCTGACCGCATTACCGTGCTGCGCAACGGCCGGCTGGAAGGCGAATACGCCGCGCGCGATCTGCCGCAACTGCAACTGATCAACAAGATGGTCGGGCGCGACATTGATGCGAGCCGCTTCGAGCGCTCCGAGGTGCCGGCCGTGGACGATACCGCGCCGGCATTCCTCAGTGCGCGCGGCATGGGCCGCCGTGGCGTCGTGCAGCCGCTCGATCTGGATGTTCGCCCCGGGCAGGTGCTGGGCCTGGGCGGCCTGCTGGGCTCGGGCCGTACCGAGACCGCGCGGCTGCTGTTCGGTGTCGACCGCAACGACGCGGGCTCGATCAACGTGCAGGGCCAGTCGCACCAGTTCAGCTCGCCGCGTGACGCCATCCGCCAGGGCATCGGCTTCTGCCCGGAAGACCGCAAGACCGAGGGCATCATTGCCGAGCTGTCGATTCGCGAGAACATCATCCTCGCGCTGCAGGCCAAGCGCGGGCTGTTCCGCTATCTGCCCAAGAAACGCCAGCGCGAGATTGCCGACCAGTACATCGCCCAGCTCGGCATCAAGACGCCCGACGCTGAAAAGCCCATCGGCCAACTCTCGGGCGGCAACCAGCAGAAAGCCGTGCTTGCGCGCTGGCTGGCGACCGACCCCGCCATGCTGATCCTGGATGAGCCCACGCGCGGCATCGACATTGCCGCCAAGCTCGACATCATGGACCTGGTGACCGCGCAGTGCCGCAAGGGCATGGCGATTCTGTTCATCTCCAGCGAGCTGCCGGAAGTGCTGCGTGTAAGCCACCGGCTGGCGATCCTGCGCGATCGCAAGAAAGTGGGCGAGCTGGCCGGCGCCGATGTGACGGAAGACAACCTGTGCCACGTGATTGCCGGCGGCGACGTGCCCGCGAGCCAGTCCAACACCCAGTCCACCACTACCGGAGGCGCCGCATGA
- a CDS encoding fumarate reductase/succinate dehydrogenase flavoprotein subunit, with protein MNTLELDYDLVVVGGGTAGPMAAIKAKERNPALRVLLIDKAHVKRSGAISMGMDGLNNAIIPGHATPEQYTREITLANDGIVDQSAVYAYAQHSFATIEQLDRWGVKFEKDETGDYAVKKVHHMGSYVLPMPEGHDIKKVLYRQLRRARVEITNRIVVTRVLTDADGAACGVLGFDCRTADFLVVRAKAVVLSCGAAGRLGLPASGYLMGTYENPTNAGDGYAMAYHAGAELSNLECFQINPLIKDYNGPACAYVTGPLGGYTANARGERFIQCDYWSGQMMWEFYQELQGGKGPVFLKLDHLAEETIQTIETILHTNERPSRGRFHAGRGTDYRTQMVEMHISEIGFCSGHSASGVYVNARAETTVPGLYAAGDMAAVPHNYMLGAFTYGWFAGQNAADYIAGRQGSVRPDGEQIKREHARIFAPLQRDHGLAPAQVEYKLRRMVNDYLQPPKVTRKMEIGLRRFDEIAEDITHLHARNPHELMRAMEVSFIRDCAEMAARASLFRTESRWGLYHHRVDYPERDDANWFCHTRLYKDAHGAMASRKQAVEPYVIPVDALGTDSYAQMRIPKAA; from the coding sequence ATGAACACGTTGGAACTGGACTACGACCTCGTCGTCGTGGGCGGCGGCACGGCCGGCCCGATGGCAGCCATCAAGGCAAAAGAGCGCAACCCCGCACTGCGTGTGCTGTTGATCGACAAGGCGCATGTGAAGCGCAGCGGCGCCATCTCGATGGGCATGGACGGGCTGAACAATGCGATCATTCCCGGGCATGCCACGCCGGAGCAATACACGCGCGAGATCACGCTGGCCAACGATGGCATCGTCGATCAATCGGCCGTGTACGCGTATGCACAGCACAGCTTTGCCACCATCGAACAGCTCGACCGCTGGGGCGTGAAGTTCGAGAAGGACGAAACGGGCGACTACGCCGTCAAGAAAGTCCATCACATGGGAAGCTACGTGCTGCCGATGCCCGAGGGGCACGACATCAAGAAGGTGCTGTATCGGCAGCTCAGGCGTGCCCGGGTGGAGATCACGAACCGCATCGTCGTCACGCGTGTGCTGACGGATGCCGATGGCGCGGCCTGCGGCGTGCTCGGCTTCGATTGCCGCACGGCGGATTTCCTCGTGGTGCGCGCAAAGGCCGTGGTGCTGAGCTGCGGCGCCGCCGGGCGGCTTGGCCTGCCGGCCTCGGGCTACCTGATGGGCACGTACGAGAACCCCACCAACGCGGGCGATGGCTACGCGATGGCGTATCACGCGGGCGCGGAGCTTTCCAATCTGGAATGCTTCCAGATCAACCCGCTCATCAAGGATTACAACGGCCCCGCCTGCGCGTATGTAACCGGCCCGCTGGGCGGCTACACAGCCAACGCGCGCGGTGAACGCTTCATCCAGTGCGACTACTGGAGTGGCCAGATGATGTGGGAGTTCTATCAGGAACTGCAGGGCGGCAAGGGACCGGTGTTTCTCAAGCTCGACCACCTGGCCGAAGAAACCATCCAGACCATCGAGACCATCCTGCACACCAACGAGCGCCCCAGCCGTGGCCGCTTCCATGCAGGGCGCGGCACCGATTACCGCACGCAGATGGTGGAAATGCACATCTCGGAAATCGGCTTCTGCAGCGGGCACAGCGCCTCGGGCGTATACGTGAATGCGCGCGCGGAAACCACCGTGCCAGGCCTTTACGCGGCGGGCGACATGGCCGCCGTGCCGCACAACTACATGCTCGGCGCGTTCACGTATGGCTGGTTTGCGGGGCAGAACGCGGCGGACTACATCGCCGGCCGGCAAGGCAGCGTCCGCCCCGATGGCGAACAGATCAAACGCGAACATGCGCGCATCTTTGCGCCGCTGCAACGCGATCACGGTCTGGCCCCCGCGCAGGTGGAATACAAGCTGCGCCGCATGGTGAACGATTACCTGCAGCCGCCCAAGGTCACGCGCAAGATGGAAATCGGCCTGCGCCGCTTCGACGAGATTGCCGAAGACATCACGCACCTGCACGCGCGCAACCCGCACGAGCTGATGCGCGCAATGGAAGTCAGCTTCATCCGCGATTGCGCTGAGATGGCCGCGCGCGCCTCGCTCTTCCGCACCGAGAGCCGCTGGGGCCTGTATCACCACCGCGTGGACTACCCCGAACGCGACGACGCCAACTGGTTCTGCCACACGCGCTTATACAAGGACGCACATGGCGCCATGGCCAGCCGCAAGCAGGCTGTTGAACCGTACGTCATCCCTGTCGATGCGCTTGGCACCGATTCCTACGCGCAGATGCGCATTCCGAAGGCTGCATGA
- a CDS encoding methyl-accepting chemotaxis protein: MPSIVHSVRFKLLGAFGLCLVLLLVTGVFGVRGMMRLNANINAAYTSNTLPIAQLAELRSRQLDIRLQLRRAQVFTDDAAQVAAAVRTIRTDLDQINGAWKQYYPASVTSEQERDVASKVNDALPQFNTATNEAIEALQAGQHDVAAQIINRHARSGQAVSDLLAKDIAINLEQAKVSVDDSEATYHSIFSMAVVLVCAGFAVGVGMCWYLLRAISRPLSRAVDVANHIAGGQLENNIVIDTQGEFGELLAALRTMDRQLTETVRGIKVSAESVTVASKEIAAGNIDLSARTEQQAASLEETASSMTQLTETVKQNAENAAQADSLASSASTIAQAGNEAVQAMVGTIDQISTSSGKISEITGLIEGIAFQTNILALNAAVEAARAGEQGRGFAVVASEVRTLAQRSASAAKEIKGLIGDSVAVVQAGSQQAAAVGETMSEVKDAIRRVSEIVAEIAAASAEQSRGIEQVNQAVTQMDEVTQQNAALVEQAAAAAQSLEEQATTLRRAVSVFRLSDGASRPAFA, encoded by the coding sequence ATGCCGTCTATCGTGCATTCGGTGCGCTTCAAGTTGCTCGGGGCGTTTGGTCTGTGTCTGGTGCTGCTGCTGGTCACCGGTGTGTTTGGGGTGCGGGGCATGATGCGCCTGAACGCCAACATCAACGCTGCATATACCAGCAACACGCTGCCCATCGCGCAGCTTGCCGAGCTTCGCAGCAGGCAACTGGATATACGCCTGCAACTGCGTCGCGCGCAGGTCTTTACCGACGATGCCGCGCAAGTTGCAGCGGCCGTGCGCACCATCCGCACGGATCTGGACCAGATCAACGGCGCATGGAAGCAGTACTACCCCGCCAGCGTGACGAGCGAACAGGAACGTGATGTCGCCAGCAAGGTCAACGATGCCCTGCCGCAATTCAACACGGCCACGAACGAAGCGATTGAAGCGCTGCAGGCGGGCCAGCATGACGTGGCCGCGCAGATCATCAACCGCCACGCCCGTTCTGGCCAAGCGGTGAGCGATTTGCTCGCGAAGGACATTGCCATCAATCTGGAACAGGCCAAGGTATCCGTCGACGATAGCGAGGCCACCTACCACTCCATCTTCAGCATGGCCGTTGTGCTGGTGTGCGCAGGGTTTGCGGTGGGTGTGGGCATGTGCTGGTATCTGCTGCGCGCAATCTCTCGCCCGCTCAGTCGCGCCGTGGACGTTGCCAACCACATTGCCGGCGGGCAGTTGGAAAACAACATCGTGATCGACACGCAAGGCGAGTTTGGTGAGCTGCTGGCCGCACTGCGCACGATGGATCGGCAGTTGACCGAGACGGTGCGCGGCATCAAGGTATCGGCCGAATCCGTGACGGTGGCGTCCAAGGAAATTGCGGCCGGCAACATTGATCTGTCTGCCCGCACAGAACAGCAGGCCGCCTCGCTGGAGGAAACCGCGTCGAGCATGACGCAGTTGACCGAGACCGTGAAACAGAACGCCGAGAACGCCGCCCAGGCCGACAGCCTTGCCTCCAGCGCCAGCACGATCGCGCAGGCCGGCAACGAGGCCGTGCAGGCCATGGTCGGCACGATCGACCAGATCAGCACCAGTTCGGGCAAGATTTCCGAGATCACGGGGCTGATTGAAGGCATCGCCTTCCAGACCAACATCCTCGCGTTGAATGCCGCTGTGGAAGCCGCGCGCGCCGGCGAGCAGGGCAGGGGTTTTGCCGTCGTCGCCAGCGAGGTGCGCACGCTTGCGCAACGCTCGGCCTCCGCCGCCAAGGAAATCAAGGGGCTGATTGGCGACTCCGTTGCCGTGGTGCAGGCGGGCTCGCAACAGGCCGCTGCGGTGGGCGAGACCATGAGCGAAGTGAAGGATGCCATCCGCCGGGTGTCGGAGATCGTGGCTGAGATTGCCGCCGCCTCTGCCGAGCAAAGCCGGGGCATCGAGCAGGTCAACCAGGCCGTCACACAGATGGACGAAGTCACGCAGCAGAACGCCGCGTTGGTCGAGCAGGCCGCAGCGGCAGCGCAATCGCTGGAAGAGCAGGCGACGACGCTGCGCCGCGCGGTGTCGGTATTCCGTCTGTCAGATGGAGCCAGCCGGCCCGCGTTTGCCTGA